A window from Alloyangia pacifica encodes these proteins:
- a CDS encoding sugar-binding transcriptional regulator: MMEQPQSATDDALMARVAWLYYNDGLTQSEVGDILNISRIKVSRLLDAGRSSGLIQVRINSRQQGCLELETRMRQQFDLSDCRVIPESSVADVNLRVGQAAAQYLMQKLAPGETLSVGWGETITHSIRMLGHTAQERGIGLYSLTGGVQTYVEGMREANWHRNINIIPAPLVVSTPELARALMQEPSIAALMAQALEADYKLVGIGGLSESATVVTQGYIPAGEIDPLRRGGARGDILCRFYDRRGQDIGVPLHDRVVGVDLEQLRASDRVIGAAGGPSKTGPILSALRGEILDILVTDEPTALALLDAAEA, translated from the coding sequence GCTCTATTACAACGATGGGCTGACCCAGAGCGAAGTCGGCGACATCCTCAACATCTCTCGCATAAAGGTCTCGCGCCTGCTCGACGCCGGGCGCAGCTCTGGACTCATCCAAGTGCGGATCAACTCGCGCCAGCAGGGTTGCCTCGAGCTCGAGACCCGGATGCGGCAACAGTTCGACCTGAGCGACTGCCGGGTGATTCCCGAAAGCTCGGTCGCAGACGTGAACCTGCGCGTAGGGCAGGCCGCCGCCCAGTACCTGATGCAGAAGCTGGCCCCGGGCGAGACGCTGTCGGTCGGGTGGGGCGAGACCATCACCCATTCGATCCGCATGCTGGGCCACACAGCGCAGGAGCGCGGCATTGGCCTCTATTCGCTCACTGGCGGCGTGCAGACCTACGTCGAGGGGATGCGCGAGGCGAACTGGCATCGCAACATCAACATCATCCCGGCGCCGCTGGTGGTCTCGACGCCCGAACTGGCGCGCGCGCTCATGCAGGAGCCGTCCATCGCCGCGCTCATGGCGCAGGCGCTCGAGGCGGACTACAAGCTGGTTGGCATCGGCGGGCTGAGCGAGAGCGCGACGGTGGTGACGCAGGGCTACATCCCGGCGGGCGAGATCGATCCGCTGCGCCGGGGCGGCGCGCGCGGCGACATCCTCTGCCGTTTCTACGACCGTCGCGGGCAGGACATCGGCGTGCCGCTGCACGACCGGGTGGTCGGCGTCGACCTCGAACAACTGCGCGCCTCGGACCGGGTGATCGGCGCGGCGGGAGGGCCGAGCAAGACCGGTCCGATCCTCTCGGCCCTGCGCGGCGAAATCCTCGACATCCTGGTCACCGACGAGCCGACCGCGCTCGCCCTTCTCGACGCGGCGGAGGCCTGA